The proteins below are encoded in one region of Methanosarcina barkeri 3:
- a CDS encoding DUF1614 domain-containing protein, with amino-acid sequence MRRQLFYIPFSLTFLLLLIFILIFGLGFLFFGIVVSAFMKIGFSIEDALLILLLSLLGSSINIPLATLRSDAPVVRDTYVRVFGVSYRVPFRRVIRNETTIAVNVGGAIIPILISAYLLMKFPSSLLLAGAGILIVTIITHSVAKPIRGIGIATPALVPPLAAALAAILLTSIIHIPDCPIDQCRVVTAYAGGVLGTLIGADLLNLGKIKNLGAPVASIGGAGTFDGIFLSGFIALLLI; translated from the coding sequence ATGAGAAGGCAACTTTTTTACATTCCTTTTAGCCTTACATTCCTTCTTCTTTTAATCTTTATTCTAATTTTCGGGCTTGGTTTTCTTTTTTTTGGAATAGTTGTTTCCGCCTTTATGAAGATTGGCTTCTCTATAGAGGATGCGCTCCTTATCCTTTTACTGTCCCTCCTCGGAAGTAGCATTAATATTCCTCTGGCAACCCTTAGATCCGATGCTCCGGTAGTTAGAGATACATATGTCCGTGTTTTTGGCGTATCTTACAGGGTTCCGTTCAGGCGTGTTATAAGAAACGAAACAACAATTGCTGTGAATGTAGGAGGAGCGATTATTCCAATTCTAATTTCAGCTTACCTTCTTATGAAATTCCCTTCTTCCCTCCTGCTTGCAGGAGCCGGCATTTTAATAGTTACAATCATAACTCATTCCGTAGCAAAACCAATTCGTGGAATAGGTATTGCAACACCGGCGCTGGTTCCACCCCTTGCAGCTGCCCTTGCTGCGATTTTGCTGACGTCGATAATCCATATCCCGGATTGTCCAATTGACCAATGCCGCGTTGTCACTGCTTATGCAGGAGGAGTACTCGGAACCCTTATTGGAGCCGATCTTCTTAACCTGGGAAAAATTAAGAACCTTGGTGCTCCGGTTGCAAGCATAGGAGGGGCAGGAACCTTTGACGGAATCTTCCTGAGCGGATTCATTGCTCTTCTTCTGATCTAA
- a CDS encoding mRNA surveillance protein pelota, producing MRVTNRSLKGREGEIAVTAETLDDLWHLKYIIEKGDLVFAVTKRKADSASDKIRPEKVEKVKVRLGIRVDDIEFHKFANRLRIHGMIEHGMDVGSYHTLNVEIGSNLSIVKEHWKNDQFQRIQDAEEASKRPKVVMVAIEEGDADIGFVHHYGIEIYSHIRQSSGKRETGLRNEFFREVVEQLKHAVPEEASIVIAGPGFTKEDFMKYFQETEPAMASKALVEDTSMIGMSGFQEVLRRGAVDRIMQESRIARESALMEDLIREISMDGKAAYGLADVKNALNYGAVETLLVADETLREGREKGEDIDKLLMEVEQSQGKIVVFSTAFEPGEKLHKLGGIAALLRFRVTG from the coding sequence ATGAGGGTTACAAACCGTTCCCTTAAGGGAAGGGAAGGGGAGATTGCAGTAACAGCCGAAACCCTTGATGACCTCTGGCACCTCAAATATATAATCGAAAAAGGAGACCTTGTTTTTGCGGTTACCAAACGAAAAGCCGATTCGGCAAGTGACAAAATCCGCCCTGAAAAGGTTGAAAAGGTAAAGGTCAGGCTCGGAATCAGAGTTGACGATATCGAGTTTCACAAGTTTGCAAACCGGCTGCGAATACATGGGATGATAGAGCATGGGATGGATGTAGGCTCTTATCATACTCTCAATGTCGAGATCGGATCCAATCTTTCTATCGTTAAGGAACACTGGAAGAATGACCAGTTCCAGCGGATCCAGGATGCTGAAGAAGCCTCGAAGCGGCCTAAGGTTGTTATGGTCGCAATAGAAGAAGGTGATGCCGATATCGGTTTTGTTCACCATTATGGAATAGAGATCTATTCTCACATCCGACAGTCCTCAGGAAAGCGAGAAACTGGCTTGAGGAATGAGTTTTTCAGGGAGGTTGTAGAACAGCTTAAGCATGCCGTTCCTGAGGAAGCATCCATAGTTATTGCCGGGCCCGGATTTACTAAAGAGGATTTCATGAAATATTTCCAGGAAACCGAACCTGCTATGGCTTCAAAAGCCCTTGTCGAAGATACCTCCATGATAGGAATGTCCGGTTTTCAGGAAGTTCTGCGCAGAGGTGCAGTGGACCGCATTATGCAGGAATCACGTATAGCCCGTGAATCCGCCCTGATGGAAGACCTGATTCGTGAGATTTCAATGGACGGCAAAGCTGCTTATGGTCTTGCTGATGTTAAGAATGCCCTTAATTACGGAGCTGTCGAAACTCTGCTTGTTGCAGATGAAACCCTTCGGGAAGGACGGGAAAAAGGAGAGGACATCGATAAGCTCCTGATGGAAGTCGAACAGTCCCAGGGAAAGATTGTCGTTTTCAGCACGGCCTTTGAGCCCGGAGAAAAACTTCATAAATTGGGAGGAATCGCAGCTCTGCTTCGTTTTAGGGTTACAGGCTAA
- a CDS encoding caspase family protein: MTGKRVGLVIGNNYPDSDKQLRFAVADALAMKEVLLNKDICGFDEVEESIDDTLLDARIKIEKILKNANRDDLVFIYFSGHGKKHLDNGLRLLFKDAREDYPLATSLNFDYINRCMKYPSLKSVIT, from the coding sequence ATGACTGGCAAAAGAGTCGGGCTTGTTATTGGAAATAATTATCCAGATTCTGATAAACAACTGAGGTTTGCAGTAGCTGATGCTCTCGCAATGAAGGAGGTTCTGCTGAATAAGGATATTTGTGGGTTTGATGAAGTCGAAGAATCAATAGATGATACCTTGTTAGACGCAAGGATCAAAATTGAAAAAATACTGAAGAATGCAAACCGTGACGACCTTGTTTTCATTTACTTTTCCGGCCATGGGAAAAAACATCTGGACAATGGGTTACGTTTGCTGTTTAAGGATGCTAGAGAAGATTACCCTCTGGCAACGTCGTTGAATTTTGATTACATCAATAGGTGCATGAAATATCCATCACTTAAATCAGTTATTACCTAA
- a CDS encoding formylglycine-generating enzyme family protein, whose translation MHPVGQKKPNSWGLYDMHGNVWEWIQDRWHENYEGAPSDGSIWENGNSPNRVILGSGWSSLARGCRSVNRFRSGSDRRNNFVSFRLLRKL comes from the coding sequence ATTCATCCAGTTGGCCAGAAGAAACCTAACTCTTGGGGTCTCTATGATATGCATGGGAATGTCTGGGAATGGATTCAAGATAGGTGGCATGAAAACTATGAAGGTGCTCCTTCTGATGGCAGTATCTGGGAAAATGGAAATAGCCCCAATCGTGTGATACTTGGTAGCGGCTGGAGCAGCCTTGCCAGGGGCTGCCGGTCAGTTAACCGCTTTAGGAGTGGCTCCGACCGCCGCAACAACTTCGTTAGCTTCCGTCTTCTGAGGAAACTGTAA
- a CDS encoding 50S ribosomal protein L44e gives MKIPKKFRSYCPYCKTHQEIVVERVKKGQASSMTHIARQKKRQQGIGNSGKFSKVPGGDKPTKRIWLRYRCTVCKKAYQRPCFRAKKFEFKE, from the coding sequence ATGAAGATTCCAAAGAAATTTAGAAGTTACTGCCCTTACTGTAAAACTCACCAGGAAATAGTGGTTGAGAGGGTCAAGAAGGGTCAAGCTTCATCCATGACTCACATTGCAAGACAAAAGAAGAGGCAACAAGGCATAGGGAACAGCGGAAAATTCTCCAAGGTGCCCGGTGGCGATAAACCTACAAAACGCATCTGGCTAAGATACCGCTGCACAGTATGTAAAAAAGCCTACCAGAGACCCTGTTTCAGGGCAAAGAAGTTTGAGTTCAAGGAGTAA
- a CDS encoding S-layer protein domain-containing protein, with protein MRPYIQRTLISLLVSLTVCLLIIPSGFAAPAPVISGFPLDTNETLSDGFCWNATTFGGFNYPVNKHKDFVASENWWGERLQYIEKDGQDELGKNHPGNHVIGEDELVYTTHPFSNKYELVSDLELTANTTPKELGGMFYYKLPLFGKPYVTVGNDSTRLANLVMSQKSDDKETLKAGDSWDLGSNYSLVVNQVDVDGEKVWFSLDKDGKEVESGIVNTNGNVADKTFTATADFGGKKDQLYFITYVDSVFTSATDSFAVFKYTWLIDKDKVMVIENGDEYEGFEVKEASENEIVLKNSDSITLNLDKDKKNYFTDSWYFQTSDEGKGSTSSEGYIIYPAKELNSSGNYTLRGLPFDTNETLSDGFSWNATTFGGFNYPVNKHKDFVASENWWGERLQYIEKDGQDELGKNHPGNHVIGEDELVYTTRPFSSKYELVSDLGLNANTTPKELGGMFYYKLPLFGRTDVTVGNDSTRLANLVMSQKSDDKETLKAGDSWDLGSNYSLVVNQVDVDGEKVWFSLDKDGKEVESGIVNTNGNVADKTFTATADFGGKKGQLYFITYVDSVFTSATDSFAVFKYTWLIDKDKVMVIENGDEYQGFEVKEASENEIVLKNSDSITLNLDKDKKNYFTDSWYFQTSDEGKGSTSPEGYVIYPATDVTVEDKTVSGVNKSKKASNDPASNESISNESASSTPSAPLLESQADDPKDINSSLPDEKAETSTSAKTSGFELLAAVLGITFCQYFIKRRG; from the coding sequence ATGAGACCCTATATTCAAAGGACTTTGATTTCCTTGCTTGTTTCGCTTACGGTTTGTTTGCTGATCATTCCTTCGGGTTTTGCAGCTCCAGCGCCAGTTATCTCTGGTTTTCCCCTCGATACAAACGAAACCTTATCCGATGGTTTCTGCTGGAATGCGACCACTTTTGGCGGCTTTAACTATCCTGTAAACAAACACAAGGACTTTGTAGCGTCTGAAAACTGGTGGGGCGAACGCCTTCAATATATCGAAAAAGACGGACAGGATGAACTTGGCAAAAATCACCCCGGAAACCATGTAATAGGTGAAGATGAACTTGTATATACCACCCATCCTTTCTCTAACAAATATGAACTTGTTTCCGACCTTGAACTGACCGCCAATACAACTCCTAAGGAACTTGGCGGGATGTTCTACTATAAGCTCCCCTTGTTTGGAAAACCGTATGTTACCGTTGGAAATGACTCTACCCGGCTTGCAAATCTTGTAATGTCTCAGAAATCTGACGATAAGGAAACATTAAAGGCCGGGGATTCCTGGGACCTTGGGAGTAATTATTCTCTGGTAGTTAACCAGGTTGATGTAGATGGCGAAAAGGTATGGTTTTCACTGGATAAAGATGGGAAAGAAGTTGAGTCCGGAATTGTAAACACAAATGGAAATGTTGCTGATAAAACCTTTACTGCAACTGCGGATTTCGGAGGTAAGAAAGACCAGCTTTACTTTATAACCTATGTAGATTCCGTATTCACAAGTGCTACCGATTCCTTTGCAGTCTTTAAGTATACCTGGCTCATTGATAAAGATAAAGTAATGGTCATCGAAAACGGAGACGAATACGAGGGATTTGAGGTAAAGGAAGCTTCTGAAAACGAAATTGTCCTTAAGAACTCAGATTCCATCACCTTAAACCTTGACAAAGATAAAAAGAACTACTTTACCGATTCCTGGTATTTCCAGACCTCAGACGAAGGAAAAGGGAGCACTTCTTCTGAAGGATATATTATCTATCCGGCAAAAGAGCTTAACAGCTCTGGAAACTATACCTTGAGAGGTTTGCCTTTTGACACTAACGAAACCTTATCCGACGGTTTCAGCTGGAATGCAACCACTTTTGGCGGTTTTAACTATCCTGTGAACAAACACAAGGACTTTGTAGCGTCTGAAAACTGGTGGGGTGAACGCCTTCAATATATCGAAAAAGACGGACAGGATGAACTTGGCAAAAATCACCCCGGAAACCATGTAATAGGTGAAGATGAACTTGTATATACCACCCGTCCTTTCTCCAGCAAGTATGAACTTGTTTCCGACCTTGGACTGAATGCCAATACAACTCCTAAGGAACTTGGCGGGATGTTCTACTATAAGCTTCCCTTGTTTGGAAGAACAGATGTCACCGTTGGAAACGACTCCACCCGGCTTGCAAACCTTGTAATGTCTCAGAAATCTGACGATAAGGAAACATTAAAGGCCGGGGATTCCTGGGACCTTGGGAGTAATTATTCTCTGGTAGTTAACCAGGTTGATGTAGATGGCGAAAAGGTATGGTTTTCACTGGATAAAGATGGGAAAGAAGTTGAGTCCGGAATTGTAAACACAAATGGAAATGTTGCTGATAAAACCTTTACTGCAACTGCGGATTTCGGAGGTAAGAAAGGCCAGCTTTACTTTATAACCTATGTAGATTCCGTATTCACAAGTGCTACCGATTCCTTTGCAGTCTTTAAGTATACCTGGCTCATTGATAAAGATAAAGTAATGGTCATCGAAAACGGAGACGAATACCAGGGATTTGAAGTAAAGGAAGCTTCTGAAAACGAAATTGTCCTTAAGAACTCAGATTCCATCACCTTAAACCTTGACAAAGATAAAAAGAACTACTTTACCGATTCCTGGTACTTCCAGACCTCAGACGAAGGAAAAGGGAGCACTTCTCCTGAAGGATATGTTATCTATCCCGCAACCGACGTTACTGTAGAGGACAAAACCGTTTCAGGTGTCAATAAATCTAAAAAAGCCTCGAATGATCCTGCCTCGAATGAATCCATCTCGAATGAGTCTGCATCTTCTACACCCTCTGCTCCTCTTCTCGAGAGTCAGGCTGACGATCCAAAAGATATCAACAGTAGTCTTCCTGATGAAAAAGCCGAAACATCAACCTCCGCAAAAACTTCTGGGTTCGAGTTGCTCGCAGCGGTTCTCGGAATAACTTTTTGTCAGTACTTTATCAAAAGGAGAGGTTAA
- the rqcH gene encoding ribosome rescue protein RqcH, translating into MKQDMSSADVAAVVAELSAGPKSIIDAKIGKIYQPANEEIRINLYVFHQGRDNLVIEAGKRIHLSKYLRASPTLPQAFPMLLRKYLMGGRITSVEQHEFDRIVKIGIERAGVHNTLIVELFAPGNILIVDSENKIILPMNPVTMKDRRLRSGEIYELPEAQISPLKVKVSDLMEAFSRSTADIVRTVATRFNLGGVLAEEVCARAGIDKSKPSKEATEEDASRLCNAMHGLFSPLLRIGAESKGLEEAEAETELKPETESKPETELKSETESKPETEIKPEAEVEGEAPKLRPQHVKKEINGTLETFDVLPFDLIRYSGFEKEYFDSFNTALDEFFGKKALEQVEEVKAAQKKEKNLGVYERRLLQQEESLAKFEKEIEKNNTLAETVYANYQVIEELLSVLNGARSKGYSWDEIRSILKQAKKAVPAAQKITNIDPRTGTVAVNLDGKSVNIDIRKTVPQNAQEYYEKVKKFSKKKDGAIKAIEDTRKAMEKKAVAKAAKAGRKLQASRKKHWYDRFRWFVSSDGFFVVGGRDADTNEDIFKKYLEKRDLVFHTQTPGAPLTVIKTGGEEVPESTLYEAAQFAVSYSSLWKAGHFSGDCYWVKAEQVSKTPESGEYVKKGAFIIRGERNYFKDIPLGVAVGLELKGETRVIGGPVSSVRKHGDYILEIVPGAFNQNDISKKIYRIYADELNDPRFVKQIASPDQIAMMVPPGESDLKSQKPERKGERIEDEREEYGVPEVEDEPEDEEEETEQELGRNPREGTEQKLGNDLREGTEQKMGNDLSEETEEELRDKLANQATEIKAKKGMEEGIEMHGVKKA; encoded by the coding sequence ATGAAACAGGATATGTCAAGCGCCGACGTTGCTGCAGTTGTTGCCGAATTGTCAGCAGGTCCCAAATCCATTATTGATGCGAAGATCGGGAAGATATATCAGCCTGCGAACGAGGAGATTCGCATCAACCTTTACGTTTTTCACCAGGGCAGGGACAACCTGGTTATTGAGGCTGGGAAGCGCATTCATTTAAGTAAATACCTCAGGGCAAGCCCGACGCTTCCCCAGGCTTTTCCAATGCTGCTTAGAAAATACCTGATGGGAGGCAGGATTACATCCGTTGAGCAGCATGAGTTTGACAGGATAGTGAAAATCGGAATTGAAAGAGCCGGAGTCCATAATACTCTTATTGTGGAGCTTTTCGCGCCAGGAAACATACTTATTGTAGATTCGGAAAACAAAATTATTCTGCCTATGAATCCTGTAACCATGAAGGATAGACGGCTTAGGAGTGGAGAAATTTACGAACTGCCTGAGGCACAGATAAGTCCTCTCAAGGTTAAGGTTTCTGACCTTATGGAGGCTTTTTCCAGGTCTACGGCTGATATTGTGCGGACGGTTGCCACAAGGTTCAATTTGGGAGGAGTTCTGGCAGAAGAAGTCTGTGCCAGGGCAGGAATTGACAAATCAAAGCCTTCAAAGGAAGCAACTGAAGAAGATGCCTCCAGGCTCTGCAATGCAATGCACGGTCTTTTCTCCCCGCTTTTGAGGATCGGGGCCGAAAGTAAAGGTCTCGAAGAAGCTGAAGCCGAAACTGAACTTAAACCAGAAACCGAATCAAAACCCGAAACTGAACTTAAATCCGAGACCGAATCAAAACCCGAAACCGAAATTAAACCCGAAGCCGAGGTTGAAGGCGAGGCTCCCAAGCTCAGGCCTCAGCATGTAAAAAAGGAAATCAACGGAACGCTGGAAACTTTCGACGTACTTCCTTTTGACCTCATTCGCTATTCAGGGTTTGAAAAAGAATATTTTGATTCTTTTAACACGGCACTTGATGAGTTTTTTGGAAAAAAGGCACTTGAGCAGGTTGAAGAGGTAAAAGCAGCTCAGAAAAAGGAGAAAAACCTTGGTGTTTATGAACGGCGGCTTCTCCAGCAGGAAGAGAGCCTTGCAAAGTTCGAAAAAGAAATCGAGAAAAATAATACCCTTGCTGAGACAGTCTATGCAAACTACCAGGTTATCGAAGAGCTTCTTTCCGTGCTCAACGGCGCAAGGTCAAAGGGATATTCCTGGGACGAGATCCGCTCTATTCTGAAGCAGGCCAAAAAGGCCGTACCTGCTGCGCAAAAGATAACAAATATCGACCCAAGGACAGGGACTGTAGCTGTGAACCTTGACGGGAAGAGCGTTAATATTGACATCCGTAAGACAGTGCCGCAGAATGCTCAGGAATACTACGAAAAGGTTAAGAAATTTAGCAAGAAAAAAGATGGTGCTATCAAAGCGATCGAAGATACCAGGAAAGCTATGGAGAAAAAAGCTGTCGCAAAGGCTGCAAAGGCAGGAAGGAAACTTCAGGCGTCTAGGAAAAAGCACTGGTACGACAGGTTCAGGTGGTTTGTGTCTTCAGATGGCTTCTTTGTTGTGGGAGGCAGGGATGCAGACACTAACGAGGATATCTTTAAGAAATATCTGGAAAAAAGAGATCTTGTCTTCCATACCCAGACTCCGGGTGCCCCTCTCACAGTTATCAAAACCGGCGGAGAAGAGGTTCCTGAATCCACATTATACGAGGCTGCACAGTTTGCTGTATCTTATTCCAGCCTCTGGAAAGCCGGACATTTCAGCGGGGACTGCTATTGGGTTAAAGCCGAACAGGTTAGCAAAACTCCGGAGTCAGGAGAATACGTGAAAAAAGGAGCTTTTATTATCCGCGGGGAACGTAATTATTTTAAGGATATTCCGCTAGGCGTTGCAGTCGGGCTTGAACTCAAAGGTGAGACAAGAGTTATAGGTGGCCCTGTTTCTTCTGTCAGGAAACATGGGGATTATATTCTCGAAATTGTCCCTGGGGCTTTTAATCAGAATGATATCTCTAAAAAAATCTACAGGATTTATGCTGATGAACTCAATGACCCCCGTTTTGTGAAGCAGATCGCTTCTCCTGACCAGATAGCTATGATGGTCCCACCCGGAGAATCGGATTTAAAGAGCCAGAAACCTGAAAGGAAGGGAGAAAGGATCGAGGATGAAAGAGAAGAGTACGGAGTTCCTGAAGTAGAGGACGAACCTGAAGATGAAGAAGAGGAAACTGAACAGGAATTAGGACGTAACCCAAGGGAGGGAACTGAACAGAAATTAGGAAATGACCTTAGGGAGGGAACTGAACAGAAAATGGGAAATGACCTAAGTGAGGAAACTGAGGAAGAGTTAAGGGATAAACTTGCCAACCAAGCCACGGAAATAAAAGCAAAGAAAGGAATGGAAGAAGGGATTGAAATGCATGGAGTGAAAAAGGCATGA
- a CDS encoding diadenylate cyclase, translating into MNRARIIAETAARISRELDAAAIMVSGELSFEGIETGGIPVYYISMRPKSIIDHLVSTGKDGKNPLKELGDQINREAASNSDHLQQAAAIEYVLGKLEKGIIVGVVETRSSSSIIVHNIDENPLIKAMKECQERIRSEVMSAIMKISFDIVLTGREGKKIGAAFIIGDSEEVLKRSHQLILNPYAGHDEIYRNILDKRNWESIKEFSQLDGVFVVDENGIIQAAGRYLDVDAKNVDIEKGLGGRHVSAAAISRDTVAIAVTVSESGGILRVYKDAKEIICMECLKPAVRYI; encoded by the coding sequence ATGAATAGAGCACGTATAATTGCAGAGACGGCAGCCCGTATTTCCAGAGAACTTGATGCTGCCGCAATTATGGTTTCCGGAGAGTTGAGTTTTGAAGGGATCGAAACTGGGGGAATTCCGGTCTACTACATCTCCATGCGTCCTAAAAGCATAATAGACCACCTTGTTTCCACTGGAAAAGATGGAAAAAATCCTCTAAAGGAACTCGGAGACCAGATAAACCGCGAAGCTGCAAGCAACTCTGATCATCTTCAGCAAGCTGCTGCCATAGAATACGTGCTTGGAAAACTGGAGAAAGGGATTATAGTAGGTGTGGTCGAAACCCGCAGCTCCAGTTCGATTATTGTACATAATATCGACGAAAATCCACTTATAAAGGCCATGAAGGAATGCCAGGAAAGGATAAGGTCTGAAGTAATGAGTGCAATTATGAAAATTTCTTTTGATATTGTCCTGACAGGCAGGGAAGGCAAAAAAATAGGAGCTGCCTTTATAATAGGCGATTCCGAAGAGGTTCTGAAACGTTCTCACCAGCTAATATTGAACCCTTACGCAGGCCACGATGAAATTTACCGGAATATCCTTGACAAAAGAAACTGGGAGTCCATAAAGGAATTTTCCCAGCTTGACGGAGTTTTTGTGGTAGACGAAAACGGAATAATCCAGGCCGCAGGTCGCTACCTTGACGTTGATGCGAAAAATGTGGATATAGAGAAAGGACTGGGAGGCAGGCATGTTTCAGCAGCCGCAATTAGCAGAGATACGGTTGCGATCGCGGTTACGGTATCCGAGTCTGGAGGAATTTTAAGGGTATATAAAGACGCGAAAGAAATAATCTGCATGGAATGCCTGAAGCCTGCTGTAAGATATATCTAA
- a CDS encoding formylglycine-generating enzyme family protein yields MGLLGNKLSIKNYINTVRYYLKTEENEESSILELTDNPDDTKTFISSFTGMQFVLIPAGEFDMGSPLEEKDRSDSESPVHKVKINTSFYLGKAAVTQRQWKKVMGSNPAYCKGEDHPVEMVSWRDVQEFITKLNEKEETDKYRLPSEAEWEYACRAGTQTRCFFGEDESKLDEYVWHAGNAGNKTHVIGCKKPNPWGLYDINGNVWEWVQDEWHENYNGAPLDGSAWEDGSSPDHISRGCSWLCDTWFCRSSGRFRRKTENRLANLGFRLVRKL; encoded by the coding sequence GTGGGGCTTTTGGGAAATAAACTGAGTATTAAAAATTACATTAATACGGTTCGATACTACCTGAAAACTGAGGAAAATGAAGAATCATCTATCCTTGAACTGACTGATAATCCGGATGATACTAAAACCTTTATCAGCTCTTTTACAGGGATGCAATTTGTACTGATTCCGGCTGGCGAATTCGATATGGGATCGCCTTTAGAAGAAAAGGACAGATCAGACTCCGAATCTCCGGTTCATAAAGTAAAAATTAACACCTCTTTTTATCTGGGTAAAGCGGCTGTCACACAAAGGCAGTGGAAAAAAGTAATGGGCAGCAATCCTGCATACTGCAAGGGTGAAGATCACCCTGTTGAGATGGTTTCCTGGAGAGACGTTCAGGAGTTTATTACAAAGCTGAATGAAAAGGAAGAAACTGACAAATACCGCTTACCCTCAGAAGCAGAATGGGAATACGCTTGCCGTGCCGGCACACAAACCAGGTGCTTCTTTGGTGAGGATGAGTCAAAACTAGATGAGTATGTCTGGCATGCCGGAAATGCCGGCAATAAGACTCATGTAATTGGTTGCAAGAAACCAAACCCCTGGGGACTTTATGACATTAACGGAAATGTCTGGGAATGGGTGCAGGACGAGTGGCACGAAAATTACAATGGAGCCCCTTTGGATGGGAGCGCGTGGGAAGATGGAAGTAGCCCTGACCATATTTCTCGTGGGTGCAGCTGGCTCTGCGATACATGGTTCTGTCGTTCATCCGGTCGTTTCAGGCGCAAAACCGAGAATCGACTTGCCAATCTTGGTTTTCGTCTGGTGAGGAAATTATAA
- the priS gene encoding DNA primase catalytic subunit PriS, producing MDNRTARFLKTRFQNYYKNAEIGLPDHLPNREWAFIFFDDMPDKMMHRHKAFGSPGETLDYLYGMAPAHVYNSTAYYEYPDARKMNEKNWLGAELIFDLDADHLPDAPKNYADMLELVKKETFKLMDFLLDDFGFSEQEIELVFSGGRGYHFHVRSPKVLKLGSAERREIVNYLSGRDLDFKYFFKEVPMDGEFGTGSKIFKGMKNVPLKCTLVGHDSGWGRRIALYLTDYMKAECGKRYKKDMFPELRKYEKVGDTTVKKLISLSNSENGLKDILEKGRLDFDVRNFKDIAAYFMRESVEDFLHRFGASVDEPVTADIKRLIRVPGSLHGGSGMLVKKLALSELEKFDPLTDAVVFGERPVKVTVIKPFSVQLKGKDLKVEEGIQEVPEYAAVYLICRGVAEYGHRRNQPGPV from the coding sequence ATGGACAATCGAACTGCCCGCTTTTTGAAAACTCGCTTCCAGAACTATTACAAAAATGCCGAAATAGGCCTTCCTGACCACTTGCCTAATAGAGAATGGGCTTTTATCTTCTTTGACGATATGCCTGATAAGATGATGCACAGGCACAAGGCTTTCGGCTCACCTGGTGAAACTCTTGACTATCTTTACGGCATGGCTCCTGCGCATGTTTACAATTCAACTGCATATTACGAATACCCTGACGCGCGGAAAATGAATGAGAAGAACTGGTTAGGAGCTGAATTGATTTTTGACCTTGATGCAGACCACCTGCCAGATGCTCCAAAAAACTATGCGGATATGCTGGAGCTTGTAAAGAAGGAAACTTTCAAGCTTATGGATTTCCTTTTAGACGATTTCGGGTTTTCGGAGCAGGAAATTGAGCTGGTATTCTCCGGAGGAAGAGGGTATCATTTCCATGTCAGAAGCCCAAAAGTCCTGAAGCTTGGAAGTGCTGAAAGAAGGGAAATCGTAAATTATCTTAGCGGCAGAGATCTTGATTTTAAATACTTTTTCAAAGAAGTCCCTATGGATGGAGAATTCGGAACTGGCTCAAAGATATTTAAAGGAATGAAAAATGTGCCTTTGAAATGCACACTTGTGGGACACGACTCGGGCTGGGGAAGAAGGATTGCTCTCTATCTTACGGATTATATGAAAGCCGAATGCGGAAAAAGGTACAAAAAAGATATGTTTCCCGAACTTCGCAAATACGAGAAAGTCGGAGACACTACAGTAAAAAAATTAATAAGCCTTTCGAACAGTGAAAATGGCTTAAAGGATATCCTGGAGAAAGGAAGGCTTGATTTTGACGTCAGAAACTTTAAAGATATTGCTGCCTATTTTATGAGAGAGTCTGTTGAAGATTTCCTGCACAGATTCGGAGCCAGCGTTGACGAACCAGTGACCGCGGATATCAAACGTTTGATACGAGTGCCGGGCTCATTGCACGGCGGGTCAGGGATGCTGGTAAAGAAACTTGCCTTGTCCGAGTTAGAGAAGTTTGACCCGCTTACCGATGCTGTTGTCTTTGGCGAAAGACCGGTAAAGGTAACAGTTATAAAACCTTTCTCGGTGCAGTTAAAGGGCAAGGACTTAAAAGTAGAAGAGGGCATACAGGAAGTTCCTGAGTATGCAGCAGTGTACTTAATTTGTAGAGGTGTTGCTGAATATGGACATAGAAGAAATCAGCCAGGTCCTGTATAA
- a CDS encoding 30S ribosomal protein S27e, which translates to MVDYIQRPKSRFLRVKCNDCENEQIIFGSASRKITCVVCGRTLAEPTGGKSTITTHILEVLE; encoded by the coding sequence ATGGTAGATTATATCCAGAGGCCAAAAAGCAGGTTCCTGCGCGTAAAGTGCAACGACTGCGAAAACGAACAGATCATATTCGGAAGTGCGAGCCGTAAAATCACCTGCGTTGTCTGTGGAAGGACCCTTGCCGAACCAACCGGTGGAAAATCGACAATTACTACTCATATTCTGGAAGTGCTTGAATAA